Proteins from one Lachnospiraceae bacterium KGMB03038 genomic window:
- a CDS encoding bile acid:sodium symporter family protein, translated as MLDRMNRMNTFIEKHMAFVTPLCLLFGVLFPEIAGRGVPFVPVMFAIMTFIGALKSSFQDIGEVFKRPLPLLVSILILHVVMPAAAFGLGHLLFPDNANLITGMVLEFAVPTAVVGVMWVSIYRGNNSMALSLVIIDTVLAPFVIPATLHLLIGARVEMDTAGMMRELVFMIALPAVAAMCLNQASHGQVKKTWPSRLAFFSKLCIIFVVSSNSSKVAPYVRHLNLERAAVALCILCLASSGYILGWSAARLLGLGRENAVAVMYGSGMRNISAGAVIAAAYFPGEVMFPVMIGTLFQQVLAAAFGSWISRKEGEKEQHLRERRQEG; from the coding sequence ATGTTAGACCGAATGAATCGAATGAATACCTTTATTGAAAAGCATATGGCCTTTGTGACTCCCCTATGTCTGCTCTTTGGCGTTTTGTTTCCGGAGATCGCTGGCAGAGGGGTGCCTTTTGTTCCTGTCATGTTTGCGATCATGACATTTATCGGCGCATTGAAGTCCAGTTTCCAGGATATTGGAGAAGTGTTCAAAAGACCGCTGCCCCTTCTGGTATCGATCCTGATCCTGCATGTGGTGATGCCGGCGGCAGCCTTTGGCCTGGGGCACTTGTTGTTCCCGGATAATGCGAATCTGATCACGGGAATGGTGCTGGAGTTTGCGGTGCCGACTGCTGTGGTAGGGGTCATGTGGGTGTCGATCTACCGGGGGAACAACTCTATGGCCTTGTCATTAGTGATCATTGATACTGTGTTGGCGCCTTTTGTGATCCCGGCTACGCTCCATCTGTTGATCGGCGCCCGTGTGGAGATGGATACCGCAGGAATGATGCGGGAGCTGGTATTTATGATCGCCCTTCCGGCAGTGGCCGCAATGTGCCTGAACCAGGCAAGCCATGGGCAAGTAAAGAAGACGTGGCCTTCCAGGCTTGCGTTTTTCTCCAAGCTGTGTATTATCTTCGTAGTCAGCTCGAATTCCTCAAAGGTAGCGCCTTATGTCAGACATCTGAATCTGGAACGTGCGGCTGTGGCGCTTTGTATCCTCTGTCTTGCCTCCAGCGGCTATATTCTAGGCTGGTCCGCGGCCCGGCTGCTGGGACTTGGCAGGGAAAACGCGGTAGCCGTGATGTATGGATCAGGTATGCGCAATATCAGCGCGGGAGCGGTGATCGCGGCGGCTTATTTTCCGGGAGAAGTTATGTTCCCGGTTATGATCGGCACCTTATTTCAGCAGGTGCTGGCCGCGGCATTCGGGTCATGGATTTCCCGGAAGGAAGGGGAAAAGGAGCAGCATTTAAGGGAAAGGCGGCAGGAAGGATGA
- the yaaA gene encoding peroxide stress protein YaaA, giving the protein MKIIISPAKKMKTDTDTIEYQTTPVFLEETKELLEWLRKLSFEEAKKLWNCNEKIASQNYERIQKMDLEAQLTPAILSYEGIQYQYMAPAVFEEKAMEYIQEHLRILSGFYGVVRPLDGIRPYRLEMQAKAKVNGTKDLYGFWKDKIYRQVAGKGETILNLASKEYSKCVEDYLGPEDRCLTCVFGEWSDGKVRQKGILAKMARGEMVRYMAEESIEDVRMIQGFDRLGYRFRPSLSSEDTYVFLKEESQNDRSK; this is encoded by the coding sequence ATGAAGATCATTATTTCACCAGCGAAAAAGATGAAGACAGATACCGATACAATAGAGTACCAGACAACACCGGTGTTCCTGGAAGAAACAAAAGAGCTGCTGGAGTGGCTTCGGAAGCTGTCTTTTGAGGAAGCAAAGAAGCTGTGGAACTGTAACGAGAAGATCGCATCCCAGAATTATGAAAGAATTCAGAAGATGGATCTGGAAGCCCAGCTTACGCCGGCTATCCTCTCTTATGAAGGGATCCAGTACCAGTATATGGCTCCCGCGGTATTTGAGGAAAAGGCCATGGAATATATCCAGGAGCATCTTAGGATCTTATCTGGTTTCTATGGTGTGGTAAGACCTCTCGATGGGATAAGGCCTTATCGTCTGGAAATGCAGGCTAAGGCAAAAGTAAACGGGACAAAGGATCTCTATGGATTTTGGAAGGATAAGATCTATCGGCAGGTGGCAGGAAAGGGTGAGACCATCCTGAATCTGGCGTCAAAAGAATATTCCAAATGCGTGGAAGATTATCTGGGGCCAGAGGACCGGTGCCTGACCTGTGTGTTTGGAGAATGGTCCGACGGAAAGGTCCGGCAGAAAGGAATCCTGGCGAAAATGGCCAGAGGAGAGATGGTCCGGTACATGGCGGAGGAAAGCATTGAAGATGTGCGGATGATCCAGGGATTTGACCGTCTGGGATACCGTTTCCGTCCATCCTTATCCTCAGAAGATACCTATGTATTCCTGAAGGAGGAAAGTCAGAATGACAGAAGCAAATAA
- a CDS encoding HAD family phosphatase — protein MTEANKIKCIALDLDGTTLNSRGQLSARTKQAIERALEKQAHVIVASGRPLESLPEEVTELPGIRYAVTSNGALVWDLQSKEILREYKLTPESVEAILELTAAMDVAYETFIRGKAYAQASYVEDPVRYGAAPGAVPYIQRTREPVEDMGSFIRQHKEELDSIDIVIRDGKEELWKTIETQVREVYVTSSVPQLLEIAYKEAGKAPAVGFLLEHLGLKQEELAAFGDGDNDKELLRLAGTGVAVGNAVLGCKAMADRIAGSNDEDGVAVELERMFKDGRIESGTER, from the coding sequence ATGACAGAAGCAAATAAGATCAAGTGTATTGCTTTGGACCTGGACGGGACCACTTTGAACAGCCGGGGACAATTGAGCGCAAGGACGAAACAGGCGATCGAACGGGCGCTGGAAAAACAGGCCCATGTGATCGTTGCCAGCGGAAGGCCGCTTGAGTCTCTGCCGGAGGAAGTCACGGAGCTTCCGGGAATCCGGTACGCGGTCACTTCCAATGGAGCCTTGGTCTGGGATCTGCAGTCAAAAGAAATACTGAGGGAATATAAATTGACACCGGAGTCGGTGGAAGCTATCCTGGAGCTGACGGCTGCTATGGACGTGGCCTACGAAACTTTTATCCGGGGGAAGGCTTACGCTCAGGCTTCGTATGTGGAAGATCCGGTCCGGTATGGAGCGGCGCCGGGAGCGGTGCCCTATATCCAGCGTACCAGAGAACCGGTGGAAGATATGGGAAGCTTCATCCGGCAGCATAAAGAAGAACTGGACAGCATTGATATCGTGATCCGGGATGGAAAAGAAGAACTTTGGAAAACAATAGAAACTCAGGTGAGAGAAGTATATGTAACATCGTCTGTACCGCAGCTTTTGGAGATTGCCTACAAGGAGGCGGGGAAGGCTCCGGCAGTGGGGTTCCTCCTGGAACATCTGGGGCTTAAACAGGAAGAATTGGCAGCTTTTGGAGATGGAGACAATGATAAAGAGCTGCTCCGTCTGGCGGGCACCGGCGTGGCGGTAGGAAATGCTGTTTTAGGCTGTAAGGCGATGGCAGATCGGATCGCGGGATCCAACGATGAAGATGGGGTTGCTGTGGAACTGGAACGGATGTTCAAAGATGGAAGGATTGAAAGCGGGACAGAAAGGTAG
- a CDS encoding PucR family transcriptional regulator, with protein sequence MSVTVADLLELPSMRGARVLGGHKGLGRIVSSISILESVNPAYLTDGMFPDGEFFGSEIVITGFLNILDDVELQCANIRRLAEGGEVGLILFYVGVYMKSVDQRLIDLADEYDFVLITMPEGEKLLRYSEVIMDVTECIYRDRMRRESIVSDILGRISDLPAHQRSINTVLKMLSDRLSATVLLKDASGQILNLIAWPRNREEQVKQKLGQTHGEIKLPEGETAYFRDIRTETGRNMELAIIKEGGPLHEELLYQAADIVRISLNIWNRGHGEIAVRELVRAILQDEPIKMRRLADIFHIDVSSIHEMWVLHGGFSGKQHQFEEILGSYPGLTVCDQYEDCFLFFLSTPDSPKQAEMFLGELLEAVREDEATIVRYSHLQDTGNVREAFLAHQKYLEDARKIFPEKRIFCHGEMEFARECRCLIEQGEDSLKKCTDILAPFREKQEGADLEATLRVYFLDGDMSVSKTAELLYIHKNTVKYRLRRISGLLGCRLDQMPECMYLYQAAAVSRLVC encoded by the coding sequence ATGAGTGTAACAGTTGCGGATCTTTTGGAACTGCCTTCCATGAGGGGCGCCAGGGTCTTAGGCGGACATAAAGGACTTGGCAGGATCGTATCTTCGATCTCCATTCTGGAATCCGTTAATCCGGCGTATCTGACCGATGGCATGTTTCCGGATGGAGAGTTTTTTGGAAGTGAGATTGTGATCACGGGATTTTTGAACATCCTGGACGATGTAGAACTTCAATGCGCAAATATACGCCGGCTTGCGGAAGGCGGAGAAGTGGGATTGATCCTGTTCTATGTGGGCGTCTATATGAAAAGCGTTGACCAGAGACTGATCGATCTGGCAGACGAATATGATTTTGTGCTGATCACAATGCCGGAAGGAGAGAAACTGCTCCGTTACAGCGAAGTGATCATGGATGTGACGGAATGTATCTATCGGGACCGTATGCGCAGAGAATCTATTGTTTCGGATATTCTTGGCCGTATTTCCGACTTGCCTGCCCATCAAAGGTCTATCAATACCGTGCTGAAAATGTTAAGTGACCGACTTTCCGCAACCGTGCTTTTAAAAGATGCTTCCGGGCAGATCCTGAATCTGATCGCCTGGCCAAGGAACCGGGAGGAACAGGTCAAACAGAAGCTGGGGCAGACACATGGAGAAATAAAACTGCCGGAGGGAGAAACGGCTTATTTCAGAGACATCCGCACAGAAACGGGAAGAAATATGGAACTGGCCATTATCAAAGAAGGAGGGCCTCTGCATGAAGAACTCCTTTATCAGGCGGCAGATATTGTGCGGATCAGTTTGAATATCTGGAACCGGGGACATGGGGAGATCGCGGTGCGTGAACTGGTGCGGGCGATCCTCCAGGATGAGCCGATCAAAATGCGTCGGCTGGCGGATATTTTCCATATCGATGTTTCTTCGATCCATGAGATGTGGGTCCTGCACGGCGGCTTTTCTGGGAAACAGCATCAATTTGAAGAGATCTTAGGCTCTTATCCAGGGCTGACCGTCTGCGACCAATATGAAGATTGTTTTCTATTTTTCCTAAGCACGCCGGATTCGCCCAAACAGGCAGAGATGTTCCTGGGGGAACTTCTGGAAGCGGTGCGGGAAGATGAGGCGACGATCGTGCGCTACAGCCATCTTCAGGATACGGGGAACGTAAGGGAAGCATTTCTTGCCCACCAGAAATACCTGGAGGACGCAAGAAAAATATTTCCGGAAAAAAGGATCTTCTGTCACGGAGAGATGGAGTTTGCCAGAGAATGCCGTTGTCTTATTGAACAAGGGGAGGATTCCTTGAAAAAATGTACGGACATTCTTGCCCCTTTTCGGGAAAAGCAGGAGGGCGCAGACCTGGAAGCTACTTTGCGGGTCTATTTCCTGGATGGAGACATGAGCGTATCTAAGACGGCTGAACTCCTTTATATTCATAAGAATACGGTGAAATACAGGTTAAGGAGGATCAGCGGCCTTTTGGGATGCCGCCTGGACCAAATGCCGGAATGTATGTATCTCTATCAGGCGGCCGCAGTCAGCAGGCTGGTCTGTTAA
- a CDS encoding D-aminoacylase encodes MLDLKIVNGTIIDGTGDPAYEGDIGVKEGRIVLPAEGEARQVIDASGKYVCPGFVDAHSHGDGILGSDFGALCKVSQGITTEVAGQCGESMAPVRPGRVEEAKAVIAGDVVSYPREFETFTGYGPYFRWIEHIPLAQNIRLLAGHSTLRAGVMGYQNRKAGPKEIEEMKRLLRDGMEQGVLGMSSGLIYPPGCYADTEELIELCKVVAEYGGIYTSHIRNESDNVTEAVREALEIGRKAGVPVFLSHHKVCGVQNWGKSRETLRLLEEARAAGQQVTLDQYPYLASMTNMSAVIPPDYFEEGAAALAERLRDKADKSDLRQRIGWEIENRQDFENQYRNCGGWDQIMISSLPMTAEYEGMTVKEAAAVMGKTGTETYLELFAKNGGAGNFIYFSMCEEDLCRIFSNPNVCVGTDGLCRGMEEKGHPRAWSSFPRAIAYFQKEKQLLTLEEMIHRLTLLPAERIFLEQRGAVKDGWAADLLILDYEKLEDRADYVHSNVPAGGIDCVIVNGQTVYREGKLTGQMPGRLLRRTGKAGKC; translated from the coding sequence AAAATATGTGTGTCCGGGATTTGTGGACGCCCACTCTCACGGAGACGGTATTCTTGGAAGTGATTTTGGGGCGCTGTGCAAGGTGAGCCAGGGGATCACCACAGAAGTAGCAGGACAGTGTGGAGAGTCTATGGCGCCGGTGCGTCCTGGACGCGTGGAGGAAGCAAAAGCCGTAATTGCGGGAGACGTGGTTTCCTATCCAAGAGAATTTGAAACCTTTACCGGTTATGGGCCATATTTCCGCTGGATAGAACATATCCCGCTGGCGCAAAACATAAGGCTGCTGGCAGGACACAGTACCCTGCGGGCGGGGGTGATGGGATATCAGAACCGGAAAGCAGGGCCAAAAGAGATAGAGGAAATGAAGCGCCTGCTTAGAGACGGCATGGAACAAGGGGTTCTTGGCATGAGCAGCGGTCTGATCTATCCGCCAGGGTGCTACGCCGATACAGAAGAACTGATTGAGTTGTGCAAAGTGGTGGCAGAATATGGAGGAATCTATACCAGCCATATCAGAAATGAGTCCGACAATGTGACAGAGGCGGTCCGGGAAGCTCTTGAGATTGGACGAAAGGCAGGGGTCCCGGTCTTCCTTTCTCATCATAAGGTCTGCGGAGTACAAAACTGGGGAAAGAGCAGGGAGACATTGAGACTGCTGGAAGAGGCCAGAGCAGCGGGACAGCAGGTGACGCTGGATCAGTATCCTTATTTGGCTTCCATGACCAATATGAGCGCGGTGATCCCTCCGGATTATTTTGAAGAAGGCGCGGCGGCCCTGGCAGAAAGGCTGAGAGATAAAGCAGACAAGTCAGATCTTCGCCAACGGATCGGATGGGAGATTGAGAACCGCCAGGATTTTGAGAATCAGTACAGGAATTGCGGCGGATGGGATCAGATCATGATCTCATCGCTTCCAATGACAGCGGAGTATGAAGGAATGACGGTAAAGGAAGCGGCGGCAGTCATGGGAAAGACCGGGACGGAGACTTATCTGGAATTATTCGCGAAGAATGGCGGCGCCGGGAATTTTATTTATTTTTCTATGTGCGAGGAAGATCTTTGCCGTATTTTTTCGAATCCGAATGTGTGCGTGGGTACAGACGGGCTTTGCAGGGGGATGGAGGAAAAAGGACATCCCAGAGCCTGGAGTTCCTTTCCCCGTGCGATTGCCTATTTCCAAAAAGAGAAGCAGCTGCTGACCCTGGAAGAAATGATCCACAGACTGACTCTGCTTCCGGCAGAACGGATCTTTCTGGAACAGCGGGGAGCGGTGAAAGACGGCTGGGCGGCAGATCTTTTGATTTTGGACTATGAAAAACTGGAAGACCGGGCGGACTATGTTCATTCCAACGTGCCGGCCGGCGGGATTGACTGTGTGATCGTAAACGGGCAGACGGTATACCGGGAAGGAAAGCTGACAGGACAGATGCCGGGAAGACTGCTTCGGAGAACGGGAAAGGCGGGAAAATGTTAG